GGTCAGCCATAACGAAATGGTAGGCTATCACCAGAATGAAAATGAAGATTCCAAGGAAATTGGCAAAGAAGCCCAGATCTTGATCGTCAAACATCTCTGTAACATTTACAAATAAACCCATTGAAGGATATTAGAATTTAAAGAGAGAAGCTGCTCATCATGTGATGAAAGACTATATAACCAAAACAGATATTCACAAAAATCAACTCTTTttaacaaactcaaaactcttttaTCACAATTAGCATCAACAATTGCGGTTATACATTATAATGAATCCAAATTGTGTTTTTTAATGGATCcaataagaaaaccaaaaaccgaaATTGATTGAATCTGATAGCCAGTAAAATGAAACAAAGGCGCTTTTGCTCAGATCACTGTGTAATACCCTAGGGAGACTGGAGATCTAATTACCCAAAAATCGAAATCGttaacaaagatatgaaaaatcCCACAGAAATCACCGATCATTTTACCTTTGGAAAGCGCAGAGAATTCTCGTGAAAGACAATTCTGGAGGAGCAGAGAAGAGAGCTCTTGTGATATatgtgttgtgttttttcaacGTTGAAGTCTCTCTGAAGATGTTTTAAAGTGAAAGCACATGACtccaacgacgtcgtttcttgTTGATTTGGTTATTGTGAATTAATTTGGTCAATTTCGGTTCGGTACAAATCTCATATCAAGAAGACGTAATGAAAAAGCATTGAAAAGTTGCATAACGCTGGTTATATAGAAATTTCAGAGACATTATAAGCATTAAcatgtattttttctttacaattgaATTGAGAATAGTGTTTTAAGCTTTTCACACTTTGTGTTTATCCCCCAAACGTAAACAGATCAAAGCGTCATTCATTCGTCGTGGGTGAAGACCTTTTCTACCTTGAGAGCTAAAAACAGGAATGAGACAAGTGAGACACAGACCATAACGAGCATCACTATGACCATTGCTTGCAGTGATATGTACGGGCTTAAGAAGAACACTATCGCTATTGCTGCGCTCTGCCATACTTTTAGCTGCGCAAACGCTCCTTCCTTTTTCCACACAATTACAACAAACAAAGGAGAGAGGGTTTTAGAGGATGATTTGTCATGTTTTTCAGTAAATTATGAGACTAATCATGATGGTGATGTATACCGTGTCATGCTTGAAGAGTAATGCGAGGAGAGCACTGATTTGAGTGTTTAATATTCCGTCACCAATTCCTAATATCGCCGCCATTATTAGTGGGTAAGCTGTTCCAAGTAGTCCGCTTGTTTGCCTGCATCATCATATCACACCATAGTTTAGCTTCTTTAAAATCACTTGTCAGTTGTGAGTTTCATACAATTCCTAATTATCTTCAGTAAAAGAACCTGACTCCAGCACAAACAATTTCACATATATGACAAAGAAATCGGCATATTTCTAAAAGGAAGTTGCTTGATCAATGCCacaatttacataaaaataccTGTAATGAAGTTCTACCAGGAAACCATTTCATGAAAACACAAATATTAGGAGTTCTGGACTAAATATTCTCCAAgttgttattggtttgagtGAAACGATTGGTGAACATGGTAGTTAACAAGGTGTGAAAGTAACGTACCTGTACCCAAGAAGAATCCAGAGAAATATAGAAGCTTGAGCAAGAACTCCACCAGAAACTATGAAGGTGATTGATGACAAACCAGAGGTAAACCGTCCAGCAGTCATTGAACACTAGAATGATTCACATCAGGAAAAAATAAGGATTAAGCTCATAAAACCTAGGCCAGTAAAAAGTATGATTTTTGAATTGTCCTTTAAACTTACAACTGCATCAAGAGCTCCGTAAACTGCCATCGCCCCACCAACACCCGAGACACCAATCGCTGGCGTAACAATTTCCTTTGTAAACTCAGCCCTATAGAGTGGAAAACGTAAGATGTATGTATATTAGTCAGTATATCTTACgcaaaaaataaacttttgcTGGTTTCGCTGACAATAAATGTAAACTTAATTCAAGGTTCGAAACAACTATTCAATGCTAAGAGCCTGAGACTCCAACCACCACAAGGAATTTTGTGAACGTTATCTAGGGCCCAATGTTAACTTTGACCTGCAGAATAAATCCTAAT
The Camelina sativa cultivar DH55 chromosome 15, Cs, whole genome shotgun sequence DNA segment above includes these coding regions:
- the LOC104745118 gene encoding dolichyl-diphosphooligosaccharide--protein glycosyltransferase subunit 4C, with amino-acid sequence MFDDQDLGFFANFLGIFIFILVIAYHFVMADPKFE